The Hyalangium gracile genome contains a region encoding:
- a CDS encoding phosphatidylinositol-specific phospholipase C: protein MHDTSKNPRWLAVEWGSAIARPHVLAWLLMALFLVGPGEAAADGRYYSDSDTIETQHTEWMSWIPNATNLAALSIPGTHDTMSFHGGSLVQTQSLPLRTQLDAGIRALDIRCRHIGDRFAIHHGSVYQHANFDDVLRTTIQFLKDHPSETVLMKVKEEYDAEGNTRSFEETFAWYQSQTAYKNFIWTGTTLPTLEQVRGKIVIVQAFGGGSYGVRWPSDGSNASFDVQDEWEVTWLWDIPTKWERILAQFEKTKSGSASVMYVNFLSGSSSTGGVHPYTVASGEGSVYRGMNDQALEYLMAGNMQRTGMVMMDFPGAGLIDAIIAHNFRLVPVSVLPQSDFDFIFKNVSYSFVGNAQERWNQMRTFLYNVLPGRMWQWMALKSRASLAKHTEGLSSHSSEIDGYMHAAYTVRTLNTAVSQSALQAFVLTRIPLLTGDEPIRSIQLYTQLVMTYPNQSWTVVVKREPGGLDNWAYATYGSNPVYKIQVGDYLYAVWGYDPR from the coding sequence GTGCACGACACCTCGAAGAACCCGCGGTGGCTCGCAGTGGAATGGGGCTCCGCGATCGCCCGCCCGCATGTGCTGGCGTGGTTGCTGATGGCGCTGTTCCTCGTGGGCCCTGGGGAGGCCGCGGCGGATGGGCGCTACTACAGCGACTCGGACACCATCGAGACCCAGCACACCGAGTGGATGAGCTGGATTCCCAACGCGACGAACCTCGCGGCCCTCTCCATTCCGGGCACTCACGACACGATGTCGTTCCATGGCGGCAGCCTGGTGCAGACCCAGTCGCTGCCGCTGCGCACGCAGCTCGACGCGGGCATCCGGGCGCTGGACATCCGGTGCCGCCACATCGGCGACCGGTTCGCCATCCACCATGGCTCGGTGTACCAGCACGCCAACTTCGATGACGTGCTGCGGACCACCATCCAGTTCCTGAAGGACCACCCCTCCGAGACCGTGCTGATGAAGGTGAAGGAGGAGTACGACGCGGAGGGGAACACGCGCTCGTTCGAGGAGACCTTCGCGTGGTACCAGTCTCAGACGGCCTACAAGAACTTCATCTGGACGGGCACCACGCTTCCCACGCTCGAGCAGGTGCGGGGGAAGATCGTCATCGTGCAGGCCTTTGGCGGGGGTTCGTACGGGGTGAGGTGGCCCTCGGATGGGTCGAATGCCAGCTTCGACGTCCAGGATGAGTGGGAGGTGACCTGGCTCTGGGACATCCCCACCAAGTGGGAGCGGATCCTGGCGCAGTTCGAGAAGACGAAGAGCGGCTCGGCGTCGGTGATGTACGTGAACTTCCTGAGCGGCTCGTCCTCGACGGGCGGGGTTCACCCGTACACGGTGGCCAGCGGCGAGGGGTCCGTGTACCGGGGCATGAATGATCAGGCGCTCGAGTACCTGATGGCGGGCAACATGCAGCGCACGGGCATGGTGATGATGGACTTCCCGGGGGCGGGGCTGATCGACGCCATCATCGCGCACAACTTCCGCCTGGTGCCCGTGAGCGTGCTGCCCCAGAGCGACTTCGACTTCATCTTCAAGAACGTCTCCTACTCGTTCGTGGGCAACGCCCAGGAGCGCTGGAACCAGATGCGGACGTTCCTCTACAACGTGCTGCCGGGACGCATGTGGCAGTGGATGGCGCTCAAGAGTCGGGCGAGCCTCGCGAAGCACACCGAGGGCCTGTCCTCGCACTCGAGCGAGATCGACGGCTACATGCATGCCGCCTACACCGTCCGGACGCTGAACACGGCGGTGAGCCAGAGCGCCCTGCAGGCCTTCGTCCTCACGCGCATCCCCTTGCTGACGGGAGATGAGCCGATCCGCTCGATTCAGCTGTACACGCAGCTGGTGATGACCTACCCGAACCAGTCCTGGACCGTGGTCGTCAAGCGGGAGCCGGGTGGCCTGGACAACTGGGCCTATGCCACCTACGGCTCCAACCCCGTCTACAAGATCCAGGTGGGGGACTACCTGTACGCCGTCTGGGGCTACGATCCGCGCTAG
- a CDS encoding ABC transporter ATP-binding protein → MEPIISVRGLTKTYASGLQALKNINLEIRRGEIFALLGPNGAGKTTLISIICGIVNPSTGVVLADGHDIVRDYRAARTKIGLVPQELTTDAFETVWATVSFSRGLFGKAPNPAHIEKVLKDLSLWNKKDSKIMTLSGGMKRRVMIAKALSHEPQILFLDEPTAGVDVELRRDMWEVVRSLRSSGVTIILTTHYIEEAEKMADRIGVISKGELILVQDKAELMTKLGKKQLTLNLQERLSALPPALADLKLELSPSGTELIHTFDSNDERTDIPTLLRRVTEQGIAFKDLQTRQSSLEEIFVSLVKERT, encoded by the coding sequence ATGGAACCGATTATTTCCGTCCGGGGGCTGACGAAGACGTACGCCTCGGGACTGCAGGCGCTCAAGAACATCAATCTGGAGATTCGCCGCGGAGAAATCTTCGCCCTGCTGGGACCCAACGGCGCGGGCAAGACGACCCTCATCAGCATCATCTGCGGCATCGTGAACCCGAGCACCGGCGTGGTGCTGGCCGACGGGCACGACATCGTCCGCGACTACCGGGCGGCGCGGACGAAGATAGGGCTGGTGCCCCAGGAGCTGACCACCGACGCCTTCGAGACGGTGTGGGCCACGGTGTCCTTCAGCCGGGGCCTGTTCGGCAAGGCGCCCAACCCGGCCCACATCGAGAAGGTGCTCAAGGACCTGTCCCTCTGGAACAAGAAGGACTCCAAGATCATGACCCTGTCGGGAGGCATGAAGCGGCGGGTGATGATCGCCAAGGCCCTCTCCCACGAGCCGCAGATCCTCTTCCTCGACGAGCCGACCGCTGGCGTCGACGTGGAGCTGCGGCGCGACATGTGGGAGGTGGTGCGGAGCCTGCGCTCCAGCGGCGTGACGATCATCCTGACCACGCACTACATCGAAGAGGCCGAGAAGATGGCCGACCGCATCGGCGTCATCTCCAAGGGCGAGCTCATCCTCGTGCAGGACAAGGCCGAGCTGATGACCAAGCTGGGCAAGAAGCAGCTCACCCTGAACCTCCAGGAGCGGCTCTCCGCCCTGCCGCCCGCGCTCGCCGACCTCAAGCTGGAGCTGTCACCGTCGGGGACGGAGCTGATCCACACCTTCGACTCCAACGACGAGCGCACGGACATTCCCACCCTGCTGCGGCGGGTGACGGAGCAGGGCATCGCCTTCAAGGACCTCCAGACGCGCCAGAGCTCGCTGGAGGAGATCTTCGTCAGCCTGGTCAAGGAGCGGACATGA
- a CDS encoding ABC transporter permease: MSLNVYAISAIYKFEMARAFRTLWQSIVSPVISTSLYFVVFGSAIGSRMTQIDGVTYGAFIVPGLIMLSLFTQSTANASFGIYFPKFTGTIYEVLSAPVSFVEIVIAYVGAAASKSILLGLIILATAAVFVPLQIQHPLWMIAFLVMTAVSFSLFGFIIGIWANGFEQLQFIPMLVITPLTFLGGAFYSIDMLPPAWRTVTLFNPVVYLISGFRWSFYGTADVDVGISLGATMAFFLACLSVVAWMFKTGYRLKT; encoded by the coding sequence ATGAGCCTCAACGTCTACGCCATCAGCGCCATCTACAAGTTCGAGATGGCTCGCGCCTTCAGAACCCTGTGGCAGAGCATCGTCTCGCCTGTCATCTCGACGTCGCTCTATTTCGTGGTCTTCGGCTCGGCCATCGGCTCGCGGATGACGCAGATCGACGGGGTGACCTACGGCGCCTTCATCGTGCCGGGGCTCATCATGCTGTCGCTCTTCACCCAGAGCACGGCGAACGCCTCGTTCGGCATCTACTTCCCGAAGTTCACCGGCACCATCTACGAGGTCCTCTCGGCGCCGGTCTCCTTCGTCGAGATCGTCATCGCCTACGTCGGGGCCGCGGCCAGCAAGTCGATCCTCCTGGGGCTCATCATCCTGGCCACCGCGGCCGTGTTCGTGCCGCTGCAGATCCAGCACCCGCTGTGGATGATCGCCTTCCTGGTGATGACGGCGGTGAGCTTCAGCCTGTTCGGCTTCATCATCGGCATCTGGGCCAACGGCTTCGAGCAGCTCCAGTTCATCCCCATGCTGGTCATCACGCCGCTGACCTTCCTGGGAGGAGCCTTCTACTCCATCGACATGCTGCCGCCGGCCTGGCGCACGGTGACGCTGTTCAACCCGGTGGTCTACCTGATCAGCGGCTTCCGCTGGAGCTTCTACGGCACGGCGGATGTGGACGTCGGCATCAGCCTGGGCGCGACGATGGCCTTCTTCCTCGCCTGCCTGTCCGTCGTCGCGTGGATGTTCAAGACCGGCTACCGGCTGAAGACCTGA
- a CDS encoding RICIN domain-containing protein produces the protein MRALHPLRTAVFIGFSVLSLFGCGVEAEAELSESEEGAAPTLGVAAQGLEAGTVVTWSAGHSGMCLDLANGAQGTTLYQWPCHGGINQQFTPVAMGDGTYSLVSKVSGLCVDVPNGNWGVTLYQWPCHGGDNQRFWLRERGTGSYEIVAKHTGLCLDVSGAGYGAGTNIIQWGCHGLPNQSFRLGLSGRPQGEKNACASGLGDGKNCSPDVQVSGIVPYANCVYGFHVGAGWGSGTAAVYDEVDRCAFWHDSGCWNVNHATWVNEGNGGCSQTVNFIACVERIIPSTQEEAAARSCILNSLLAVGANICEPFGRGTFYPLYDAATTGGRCAGAWSYP, from the coding sequence ATGCGCGCTCTTCATCCTCTGCGTACCGCTGTCTTCATCGGGTTCAGCGTCCTGTCCCTGTTCGGCTGTGGAGTCGAGGCCGAGGCCGAGCTCTCCGAGTCCGAGGAGGGCGCGGCCCCTACGCTGGGCGTGGCGGCGCAGGGGCTCGAGGCAGGCACCGTCGTCACCTGGTCGGCGGGCCACAGCGGGATGTGTCTCGACCTCGCCAACGGGGCGCAGGGCACGACGCTCTACCAGTGGCCCTGCCACGGAGGAATCAACCAGCAGTTCACTCCGGTGGCCATGGGAGATGGGACGTACAGCCTGGTGTCGAAGGTCAGCGGGCTGTGCGTGGACGTGCCCAACGGGAACTGGGGCGTGACGCTCTACCAGTGGCCCTGCCATGGGGGAGACAACCAGCGGTTCTGGCTGCGGGAGCGGGGCACCGGCTCCTATGAAATCGTGGCGAAGCACACCGGGCTGTGTCTGGACGTGTCCGGGGCTGGCTACGGGGCGGGCACGAACATCATCCAGTGGGGGTGCCATGGCCTGCCCAACCAGAGCTTCCGCCTGGGGCTGTCCGGGCGTCCGCAGGGGGAGAAGAACGCGTGCGCCTCGGGGCTGGGGGATGGGAAGAACTGCTCGCCGGACGTGCAGGTGAGCGGCATCGTCCCCTACGCCAACTGCGTGTACGGCTTCCATGTCGGCGCGGGCTGGGGCTCGGGCACGGCGGCCGTCTATGACGAGGTGGACCGGTGCGCCTTCTGGCATGACAGCGGCTGCTGGAACGTGAACCACGCCACGTGGGTGAACGAGGGCAACGGCGGGTGCTCGCAGACGGTCAACTTCATCGCCTGCGTGGAGCGCATCATCCCCAGCACCCAGGAGGAGGCGGCGGCGCGCTCGTGCATCCTGAACAGCCTGCTGGCGGTGGGGGCCAACATCTGCGAGCCCTTCGGCCGCGGCACGTTCTACCCGCTCTACGACGCGGCGACGACGGGTGGGCGCTGCGCCGGCGCCTGGTCCTACCCCTGA
- a CDS encoding DMT family transporter codes for MLRPRLYILIAAVLWSTAGAAVKLSTLSAYQIASGRSLVAALVLWLAFPAGRKRPSLKALGVAVAYAATVVLFIIANKLTTAANAIFLQDTAPLYVLLLSPLLLREKPSRGELMAAPIFLVGLSLFFLDQLQPGQLMGNAIALASGVAFSLTIMGLRAVTEGQVVLVWGNLLAGLSVLVPALGGPAPTPLDGGILLFLGVFQLGLAYTLFNLGIRQTPAVEASLLILLEPVLNPVWTFIFAGERPGPWALLGGGIILLATAWRTVLGARGAGATPPKSIAQASESP; via the coding sequence ATGCTCCGCCCCCGTCTCTACATCCTGATCGCCGCCGTGCTCTGGTCCACGGCGGGAGCGGCCGTCAAGCTGTCTACTTTGAGCGCCTACCAGATCGCCTCCGGGCGCTCGCTGGTCGCGGCGCTGGTGCTGTGGCTGGCCTTCCCGGCCGGGCGCAAGCGGCCCTCGCTGAAGGCGCTCGGGGTGGCGGTGGCCTACGCGGCCACGGTGGTGCTGTTCATCATCGCCAACAAGCTCACCACCGCCGCCAACGCCATCTTCCTGCAGGACACCGCGCCGCTGTACGTGCTGCTGCTGTCTCCCCTGCTGCTGCGCGAGAAGCCCTCGCGCGGCGAGCTGATGGCGGCCCCCATCTTCCTGGTGGGCCTGAGCCTCTTCTTCCTGGATCAGCTCCAGCCGGGGCAGCTGATGGGCAACGCAATCGCATTGGCCTCGGGCGTGGCGTTCTCGCTCACCATCATGGGGCTGCGGGCGGTGACGGAGGGGCAGGTGGTGCTGGTGTGGGGCAACCTGCTCGCGGGCCTGAGCGTGCTGGTGCCGGCGCTCGGTGGCCCGGCGCCCACGCCGCTGGATGGAGGCATCCTGCTCTTCCTGGGTGTCTTCCAGCTGGGCCTGGCGTACACGCTCTTCAACCTGGGCATCCGGCAGACGCCCGCGGTGGAGGCCTCGCTGCTCATCCTGCTGGAGCCGGTGCTCAACCCGGTGTGGACCTTCATCTTCGCTGGAGAGCGGCCCGGCCCCTGGGCCCTGCTGGGCGGCGGCATCATCCTGCTGGCCACGGCGTGGCGCACGGTGCTGGGGGCGCGGGGCGCGGGAGCCACCCCACCGAAGTCCATCGCCCAGGCGAGCGAATCGCCCTGA